Proteins from a genomic interval of Paenibacillus lentus:
- a CDS encoding glycosyl hydrolase family 18 protein has translation MVFILLVAGAYWASSELLPSREHAEPDWKGKMDKPIFVSGEVMELPALGSGEGLQLPFSVIQSVIDPNVRYEEETKSVILTTQRKLVLMKTDDVKGKINNKPVQLLFAPMERDGNLYLPTYLLKDLYGIEVHEDSGSGAVLLYRAGESIQMAHVQSSSKRKDVTVTMRQGNSIHTPILAEMKPGENLRILDEVDDWYYAQLDNGYAGYVKKKNVALDELVTIPALEEQSIPPAKQKWQSKVVNLTWEAVYNVAPKPSSIGEMPGVNVVSPTWFSLVDGKGNVQSKADRAYVNWAHGRGMQVWGLFSNSFEPEITSESLATFERRMTTIVQMLHYAKLYDLDGINIDYENVHTKDGANLTQFMRELWPLAQEQGLVISIDVTPKSNSEMWSAFLDRRSLAEVTDYLIVMAYDEHWAASPVSGSVSSLPWARSSMTRIIEEDDVPPGKLILGIPLYTRVWTETQVDGSTKVKSKAIGMKKAQEIIKEKSLEPKLSEETGQNYVEYREDGALHRIWLEDKDSLARRVELAKSLKLGGIATWNRSFASSEAWDVLSKIAE, from the coding sequence ATGGTGTTTATACTGCTTGTGGCCGGTGCATACTGGGCGTCGTCTGAGCTATTGCCCAGTCGGGAGCATGCTGAACCAGACTGGAAAGGTAAGATGGATAAGCCGATTTTTGTGTCAGGCGAGGTGATGGAACTGCCCGCTTTGGGTAGCGGGGAAGGGTTGCAGCTTCCCTTTAGCGTAATTCAATCGGTGATTGATCCTAATGTAAGATATGAAGAGGAAACGAAGTCAGTCATTCTTACTACGCAGCGGAAGCTAGTATTGATGAAGACGGACGACGTGAAGGGAAAGATCAATAATAAGCCGGTGCAATTGCTGTTTGCCCCGATGGAGAGAGATGGTAATCTCTACTTGCCGACATATCTCTTGAAGGATTTATATGGTATTGAGGTTCACGAAGATAGCGGATCGGGTGCTGTTTTATTGTATCGGGCAGGCGAGTCAATTCAAATGGCGCACGTACAGTCCTCTAGCAAGAGGAAGGATGTCACGGTAACTATGCGTCAAGGCAACAGTATTCATACCCCGATTTTGGCGGAGATGAAGCCGGGAGAGAATCTGCGGATTTTGGACGAGGTTGATGATTGGTATTATGCCCAATTAGATAACGGCTATGCCGGATATGTGAAAAAAAAGAATGTAGCGTTAGATGAGCTCGTGACCATTCCAGCCCTGGAAGAGCAGTCTATACCTCCAGCAAAGCAAAAATGGCAATCCAAAGTTGTCAATTTAACTTGGGAGGCCGTGTACAATGTTGCGCCCAAGCCTTCTTCGATCGGGGAAATGCCGGGTGTGAACGTCGTCAGTCCTACGTGGTTCTCGCTCGTGGATGGAAAAGGGAATGTCCAGAGCAAAGCTGATCGAGCTTATGTGAATTGGGCGCATGGCCGTGGCATGCAGGTATGGGGATTATTTAGCAATAGCTTTGAACCCGAAATCACTTCGGAATCCTTAGCAACTTTTGAACGACGCATGACTACCATTGTGCAAATGCTGCATTACGCAAAACTATATGATTTAGACGGCATTAATATTGACTATGAGAATGTTCATACAAAGGATGGGGCTAATTTAACTCAATTTATGAGGGAGTTATGGCCGCTGGCACAGGAGCAGGGACTCGTAATTTCCATTGATGTGACTCCGAAGTCGAATAGTGAAATGTGGTCGGCGTTTTTGGATCGCAGGTCTTTGGCGGAGGTTACTGACTATTTAATTGTTATGGCATATGATGAGCATTGGGCTGCAAGTCCAGTATCGGGTTCAGTTTCCTCTCTGCCTTGGGCTCGCTCTTCGATGACGCGGATTATCGAGGAGGATGACGTGCCTCCTGGCAAGCTGATTCTGGGGATACCATTATATACGCGGGTCTGGACGGAGACGCAGGTGGATGGATCTACGAAGGTAAAGTCGAAAGCGATCGGTATGAAAAAAGCTCAGGAGATCATTAAGGAGAAATCGCTGGAACCGAAACTATCCGAGGAAACGGGTCAGAATTACGTCGAGTATCGAGAAGATGGCGCTCTTCATCGGATTTGGCTGGAAGACAAGGACTCTTTGGCTCGGCGGGTCGAATTGGCCAAGTCGCTCAAGCTTGGGGGTATTGCAACGTGGAATCGGAGTTTTGCTTCGAGTGAGGCTTGGGACGTGCTTAGTAAAATCGCAGAATAA
- a CDS encoding DUF2614 family zinc ribbon-containing protein has protein sequence MFFKSSKINEFRLWGLLLTMLGMGLMVLGTAGVVFWGQSGKVVAGIGLVIGLIAMLGSLAIYFIAGMLSTSAVQLECPECHKLTKMLGKTDRCMFCKTMLTLDPDRANITAEQLQQQKTAAAPSAET, from the coding sequence ATGTTCTTCAAATCAAGCAAAATCAATGAATTCAGATTATGGGGCCTTCTCCTCACTATGCTGGGAATGGGACTGATGGTTCTCGGCACAGCAGGCGTCGTCTTCTGGGGACAATCCGGCAAAGTTGTTGCCGGTATCGGACTTGTCATCGGACTCATCGCTATGCTCGGAAGCCTGGCCATCTATTTCATCGCCGGCATGCTGTCTACCTCTGCGGTTCAGCTAGAATGTCCAGAGTGCCATAAATTGACGAAAATGCTAGGCAAGACAGATCGCTGCATGTTCTGCAAAACCATGTTGACGCTAGATCCGGATCGGGCAAATATTACTGCCGAACAATTACAGCAGCAAAAAACTGCCGCTGCACCTTCAGCCGAAACCTAA
- a CDS encoding nucleotidyltransferase-like protein, translated as MEPTIYSLVDEGSVGRQVLGAIGYRHNGRDFHSSAIYDFELVVITVCEGMNEAGVEIEHCTNGDIHYQLLYMGIEDLKRWVMAGENREIVQCFLRGEIIWDVEGELTRLRNEIIGFGDDIRGQRKFIEFAKFLKMYIEAKRYTQDRDFLDAYYNVLQALKHYARIELIEQGILPENSVWEQLRPLNSVVYKLFDELTDNKETLEQRIQLVLLACEFTIMSKMADCCSILLRILSSRKEAWSIQELRQQPELEHVREEVPLLLRKLVYHSHASEVTSESKGSAGEEREIKYLAEKSLL; from the coding sequence GTGGAACCTACTATTTATTCATTAGTCGATGAAGGTAGTGTCGGTCGTCAAGTACTAGGCGCTATCGGATACCGCCACAACGGTCGAGATTTTCACAGCTCGGCAATTTACGATTTTGAATTGGTTGTTATAACGGTATGCGAAGGAATGAATGAAGCGGGAGTAGAAATCGAGCACTGCACGAATGGAGATATTCATTATCAATTGCTTTATATGGGGATCGAGGATTTGAAACGCTGGGTAATGGCCGGTGAGAACCGGGAAATTGTACAGTGTTTTTTACGTGGAGAAATCATTTGGGATGTTGAAGGAGAGTTAACTCGATTGCGTAATGAAATCATTGGTTTTGGAGATGATATCAGAGGACAGCGCAAGTTTATTGAGTTTGCTAAATTTCTAAAGATGTACATAGAAGCCAAGCGCTATACTCAAGATCGTGATTTCCTCGACGCTTACTATAATGTGCTACAGGCATTGAAGCATTATGCCAGAATTGAATTGATTGAACAGGGAATCTTGCCCGAAAATAGTGTATGGGAGCAGTTGCGTCCGTTGAACTCCGTCGTCTACAAGTTGTTTGATGAACTAACAGATAATAAGGAAACATTGGAGCAGCGGATTCAATTAGTACTGCTGGCTTGCGAATTTACGATTATGTCCAAAATGGCCGATTGTTGCTCCATATTGCTGCGTATTTTATCCAGCCGCAAAGAAGCTTGGAGCATTCAGGAGCTCCGACAACAGCCCGAATTAGAACATGTGCGGGAAGAAGTTCCGTTATTATTGAGAAAACTGGTGTATCATTCCCATGCATCTGAAGTAACCAGTGAGTCGAAGGGAAGCGCTGGAGAGGAACGCGAGATCAAGTATTTAGCGGAGAAATCCTTATTGTAG